Proteins encoded within one genomic window of Amycolatopsis sp. 2-15:
- a CDS encoding class I SAM-dependent methyltransferase, with the protein MILADALAAYRAGDGSRALELASQADSPLGAELSAYLATDGSGPVYDQPAAFTAFIRGGGNVSLYERLSAALAAKYATLRPESLLDLGCGDGLAVVPALAQSSFQPGRIDLVEPSAALLADVDVPRANRFEATAKTFLGANGSTWNLAQSTFAMQSMTPPVRAAVLRELRPRTETLVLAEFDIPVLDESSTEFLQSLVTRYERGVAEYGDQASLVAQGFLMPVLLGVAAGAERTNWEQPALAWVAQLEIAGFTEVTIEPLAGYWWSPAVLITASGSHAG; encoded by the coding sequence GTGATCCTTGCCGATGCGCTCGCCGCCTACCGTGCCGGAGACGGTTCGCGGGCTCTTGAGCTCGCTTCACAGGCTGATTCTCCGTTGGGCGCCGAGCTTTCCGCGTACCTCGCGACCGACGGCTCGGGGCCGGTGTACGACCAGCCCGCGGCGTTCACCGCGTTCATCCGCGGCGGTGGCAACGTCTCGTTGTACGAGCGGCTGAGCGCTGCGCTGGCCGCGAAGTACGCGACGCTGCGGCCGGAATCGTTGCTGGACTTGGGTTGTGGCGACGGCCTGGCCGTGGTCCCGGCGCTGGCGCAATCCTCGTTCCAGCCGGGGCGGATCGACCTGGTGGAGCCGTCGGCGGCCTTGCTGGCCGACGTCGATGTGCCCAGGGCGAACCGGTTCGAGGCGACCGCGAAGACGTTCCTCGGAGCGAACGGTTCCACGTGGAACCTTGCGCAGTCGACGTTCGCGATGCAGTCCATGACACCCCCGGTGCGGGCGGCGGTGTTGCGGGAACTCCGGCCACGCACGGAAACGCTGGTGCTCGCCGAGTTCGACATCCCTGTGCTCGACGAGAGCTCAACAGAGTTCCTGCAGTCGCTGGTGACCCGCTACGAACGCGGTGTCGCCGAGTACGGCGACCAGGCTTCCCTGGTGGCGCAAGGCTTCCTGATGCCCGTGCTGCTCGGCGTCGCCGCGGGTGCGGAGCGCACGAACTGGGAGCAGCCGGCCCTCGCGTGGGTCGCCCAGCTTGAAATCGCGGGCTTCACCGAGGTGACGATCGAGCCGCTCGCGGGCTACTGGTGGTCCCCCGCCGTGCTCATCACCGCGAGTGGTTCACACGCGGGATAG
- a CDS encoding NUDIX hydrolase, with amino-acid sequence MPGSAGRAGAPKPRRRRRRQRGRRLTTVDETSAGGLVVDAGREHAVLIGRLDRHGRLLWSLPKGHIEDGETVEQTAVREVKEETGISAQVLRPLGTIDYWFVAERRRVHKTVHHFLLESTGGELSDEDVEVTEVAWVPLAELETTLAYADERKLVRKAKELFAHDERA; translated from the coding sequence ATGCCTGGATCTGCCGGCCGCGCCGGAGCGCCGAAGCCGCGCCGCCGGCGCAGGCGGCAGAGGGGCAGGCGCCTGACCACGGTCGACGAGACATCGGCCGGCGGACTGGTCGTCGACGCCGGGCGGGAACACGCGGTGCTGATCGGCCGCCTCGACCGACACGGCAGACTGCTCTGGTCGTTGCCGAAGGGCCACATCGAGGACGGTGAGACGGTGGAGCAGACAGCGGTGCGCGAGGTGAAGGAAGAGACGGGCATCTCCGCGCAGGTCCTGCGCCCGCTGGGCACCATCGACTACTGGTTCGTGGCCGAACGACGCCGCGTGCACAAGACCGTGCACCACTTCCTGCTCGAGTCGACGGGTGGTGAGCTCTCCGACGAGGACGTCGAGGTCACCGAAGTCGCGTGGGTGCCGCTGGCCGAGCTGGAGACGACGCTGGCCTACGCGGACGAGCGCAAACTGGTCCGCAAGGCCAAAGAACTTTTCGCGCACGACGAGCGCGCCTGA
- a CDS encoding CCA tRNA nucleotidyltransferase, with translation MRVSPLADELAERFARAGHSLYLVGGSVRDALLGRLSSDLDFTTDARPDRVLQIVSDWGDAVWDVGIAFGTVGVTKKGTTLEITTFRADSYDRVGRNPEVTFGDSIEGDLLRRDFTVNAMAIDLVTKTFIDPHDGIDALRLKVLDTPATPQESFADDPLRMLRAARFSSQLGFTAAPRVVEAMTSMASEIERITAERVQAELSKLMLAADPRPGLELLVDTGLADHVLPELPGMRLAIDEHHQHKDVYQHSLTVLAQAIELETAHEPASEPDLVLRLAALLHDVGKPETREFLPGGGVSFHHHEVVGARMARKRLRALKFSKEIVEQVSQLVFLHLRFHGYANGEWTDSAVRRYVTDAGDLLTRLHKLVRADSTTRNRKKAAALQATYDDLEQRIATLKEQEDLNRVRPDLDGNEIMRLLGLKPGPQVGKAWKFLKELRLDRGPLDHDEAVAELKKWAESEGIAPAE, from the coding sequence ATGCGAGTGTCCCCACTGGCCGACGAGCTGGCGGAGCGGTTCGCGCGAGCCGGCCACAGTCTCTACCTGGTCGGTGGCAGCGTGCGCGACGCGCTGCTCGGCCGGCTCTCGAGCGACCTCGACTTCACCACCGACGCGAGGCCGGACCGCGTGCTGCAGATCGTGAGCGACTGGGGCGACGCCGTGTGGGACGTCGGCATCGCGTTCGGCACGGTCGGGGTCACCAAGAAGGGCACCACGCTCGAGATCACCACGTTCCGCGCCGACAGCTACGACCGCGTCGGGCGCAACCCCGAGGTCACCTTCGGCGACTCCATCGAGGGCGACCTGTTGCGCCGCGACTTCACGGTCAACGCGATGGCGATCGACCTGGTCACGAAGACGTTCATCGACCCCCACGACGGCATCGACGCGCTGCGGCTGAAGGTGCTCGACACCCCGGCGACGCCGCAGGAGTCGTTCGCCGACGACCCGTTGCGCATGCTGCGCGCCGCCCGCTTCTCCTCACAGCTCGGTTTCACCGCCGCGCCGCGCGTGGTCGAGGCGATGACGTCGATGGCGAGCGAGATCGAGCGGATCACGGCCGAGCGCGTGCAGGCCGAGCTGTCGAAGCTGATGCTCGCCGCCGACCCGCGGCCCGGCCTGGAGCTGCTCGTGGACACGGGCCTGGCCGACCACGTGCTGCCCGAGCTGCCCGGCATGCGCCTGGCGATCGACGAGCACCACCAGCACAAGGACGTCTACCAGCATTCGCTGACCGTGCTGGCGCAGGCGATCGAGCTGGAGACCGCGCACGAGCCGGCGTCGGAGCCCGACCTGGTGTTGCGGCTGGCCGCGCTGCTGCACGACGTCGGCAAGCCGGAGACGCGCGAGTTCCTGCCGGGCGGCGGCGTGAGCTTCCACCATCACGAGGTCGTGGGCGCGCGGATGGCGCGCAAGCGTTTGCGTGCGCTCAAGTTCTCGAAGGAGATCGTGGAGCAGGTCTCGCAGCTCGTGTTCCTGCACCTGCGCTTCCACGGCTACGCCAACGGCGAGTGGACGGATTCGGCCGTGCGCCGCTACGTCACCGACGCCGGCGACCTGCTGACGCGGCTGCACAAGCTCGTGCGCGCCGACTCGACCACGCGCAACCGCAAGAAGGCGGCCGCGCTGCAGGCGACCTACGACGATCTCGAGCAGCGCATCGCGACGTTGAAGGAGCAGGAGGACCTCAACCGGGTCCGCCCCGACCTAGACGGCAACGAGATCATGCGGCTGCTCGGCCTCAAGCCGGGTCCGCAGGTCGGCAAGGCGTGGAAGTTCCTCAAGGAGCTGCGGCTGGACCGCGGTCCGCTCGATCACGACGAGGCCGTCGCCGAGCTGAAGAAGTGGGCTGAGTCGGAGGGCATCGCACCCGCGGAGTGA
- a CDS encoding sensor histidine kinase → MTAQATEDKDGRPPRTSSFLVTLLKRGTPALATATTGLTDEIADPTPLRAFKRISRMAGAVDARYNDGLLLRAARYVVLVPLAYRIVAVPGAFGAFVSAHGSTGVVPVALVALCSMAMSAFGIFWMLRKSPFRPDLAARLLVADLIVTVGFQLVIGLAEPTAVFHDALGVADKHLLGDIALLTLAIGIPSGLALAALSLPARLLSDFLNSGSANFAQAWSLYPTMFGVLFTGIGALILLGLGTRLALAYGIRNGRLAERAQQHRMLHDTVLQTLEAISLGGTGESGDRLVEVQRLARAQAMELRQTIETAAAQREEEASRPLGEKLAALAAEMARDGLRAQLVIAELDEDTLSEVRQIALRDAVRESLRNTMKHSGTDKVVVRVEERDGGIAVITRDHGQGFSPDARPAGFGISQSINARLGEVGGTALVESTPGSGTRVTLWVPF, encoded by the coding sequence ATGACGGCGCAGGCAACTGAGGACAAGGACGGCCGGCCGCCCCGCACGTCGAGCTTCCTCGTCACCCTGTTGAAGCGCGGCACGCCCGCGCTCGCGACGGCGACGACCGGGCTCACCGACGAGATCGCCGACCCCACGCCGCTGCGGGCGTTCAAGCGGATCTCGCGCATGGCTGGCGCGGTCGACGCCAGGTACAACGACGGGCTGCTGCTGCGGGCCGCCCGCTATGTGGTGCTGGTGCCGCTGGCCTACCGGATCGTCGCGGTGCCGGGCGCGTTCGGCGCGTTCGTGTCGGCGCACGGCTCGACCGGGGTGGTGCCCGTGGCGCTGGTGGCGTTGTGCTCGATGGCGATGAGCGCGTTCGGGATCTTCTGGATGCTGCGCAAGTCGCCGTTCCGGCCCGACCTCGCGGCGCGGCTGCTGGTGGCCGACCTGATCGTCACGGTGGGGTTCCAGCTGGTCATCGGCCTGGCCGAGCCGACCGCGGTGTTCCACGACGCACTCGGGGTGGCCGACAAGCACCTGCTGGGCGACATCGCGCTGCTGACGCTGGCCATCGGCATCCCGTCGGGGCTGGCGCTGGCGGCGCTGAGCCTGCCCGCGCGGCTGCTGTCCGATTTCCTCAACAGCGGTTCGGCGAACTTCGCGCAGGCCTGGTCGCTCTACCCGACGATGTTCGGGGTGCTGTTCACGGGCATCGGTGCGCTGATCCTGCTCGGTCTCGGCACGCGGCTCGCGCTGGCGTACGGCATCCGCAACGGCCGGCTCGCGGAACGCGCGCAGCAGCACCGGATGCTGCACGACACCGTGCTGCAGACGCTGGAGGCCATCTCGCTCGGCGGCACCGGCGAGTCGGGCGATCGGCTCGTGGAGGTGCAGCGGCTGGCCCGCGCGCAGGCGATGGAGCTGCGCCAGACGATCGAGACCGCGGCCGCGCAGCGGGAGGAAGAAGCGTCGCGGCCTCTGGGCGAGAAGCTCGCGGCGCTGGCGGCGGAAATGGCGCGCGACGGCCTGCGCGCGCAGCTCGTGATCGCGGAGCTCGACGAGGACACGCTGTCGGAAGTGCGCCAGATCGCGCTGCGCGACGCCGTGCGCGAGTCGCTGCGCAACACGATGAAGCACTCGGGCACGGACAAGGTCGTGGTGCGCGTGGAGGAACGCGACGGCGGCATCGCGGTGATCACGCGCGACCACGGGCAGGGCTTCAGTCCTGACGCGCGGCCCGCGGGGTTCGGCATCAGCCAGTCGATCAACGCGCGTCTCGGCGAGGTCGGCGGCACGGCCCTGGTGGAGTCGACGCCGGGCAGCGGCACGCGGGTGACGTTGTGGGTGCCGTTCTGA